TAGTAACTTTTCTTAAAGAATACTTTTTCAGCCTCAAAATAAATGTCTAACttactacttattttgtcataaaatGATTATCTACATGCAAAAAATAGATCTTAAGTATCATTAAACTCTTTAAATTACTCTCACTAATTATTTTCATtcattaatattttaaataaatgcAATCAAACTTATAATCAATATAAAAGCAAACTTGACATTTATAAAACTTAACTTAAATTCAACAAAAATTCTAACCAGACACTCTTTTTCAGACAAGGGTGTAATTTTTTTACTAGCTTTTCAACTACGGCTTATGCAAACTACTTTCTATTTGTGACAATTAATTCGATATATCTTTTAAaggaatactaataataaaaacagGATAAAATATATATAGGTTTTGAACGATCTCTGATATATGCATTACTTTTATAAATTATGGAGATTGAAATTGTGTTTAAAGTATAAAGCGAAAACTTATGCAACAACGCAGTCTATGTTAACCAACTAAAATGTACCCGCAGTAATGTACAATTCGTGCGTTGCTAGTCTTAACTATTGaagttgtcatatatatatatatatatatatatatatatatatatatatatatatatatatatatatatatatatatatatatatatatatatatatatatatatatatatatatatatatatatattgtgagagATTGAATATTTAAATGGGTGATGATGAGAGTTTTGTCCATACACCTTTAAATATGTTTTTTGGTTGTATCGTATAAATCATAATATAATACAAGTATAGTGATGTATGAATAAATTAAAAATTTGTCTCACTATGATCTTAGGGTTATAAATAAGGATTTTCTCATGTATAAATTGTTGTACATCAATTAGTAGGTGGTGTAATTTTTAAAAGTCGATGGGTAATTACTAAATAGTACAATAATTTAATTCAAACCCTAGTTTGTAAAAATCACCACTCGTTTGAAATATTATGGACTAGCAAGTAAGACTTCCGAGTGACGAGTCCATGAACGATAACATCCGTAACCGCAACCGGTGAATTGGATATTTATGGACTACTAAGTTTTCATTTTATTAATTCGTTcactacatatttatttatttatttatttatttaaaaagcaCTATTCAGCCCTTGCTAGCCAAGTAATGAACTGATTTCTTTTCTTGTAAGTAAACTAATCAACCGTTTTCCTTTCTAATCGCGGAACCTAAATGTACATTTTAGTTCAAAATATTATCTGGCCGAAATTAACGTATTTTTTTCTCATCCaccggtatatatatatacacgtatatacgtACTCGTACCCCTAATTTATCATTCATTACACGCACGCCTAAAACATGAAGAAATATTTCGGCAAGAGATCAGATTCTCGCAAATCGCAATCGATCCGTGCAACAAACCCTTGTAGTTTCGTACCAGAAGGTTACTTACCGGTGTCTGTTGGTGAAGAGAATGAACAATTTGTAGTAAGTTTGGAGCTGTTTAAGCACCCGATATTCGTTAACTTGCTTAAACAATctgccgaagaagaagaagaagaagaagattacAAACAACACGGCCCTGTTCGTGTTCATTGCAATGCGGATGCATTCGAGCGTTTTGTTGAGGCTGTAGGAGCCGGTAAAGAATACCTGATGTGTAGTGACTTGATACGTGATGTATAGCGATTGATATCCATTAAGTTTTTGTGTTTTAATTAGTTTGAATTGAATCCATCTCTTTGTATGTACACAATATAGATCTAATTAACAGGCATGTATTACTGTtctacgttttactattttaaattgTTACATTAATTTTATTATGGAAAAATCACTCAGCCAATTTGGATATTATGTAGTTGGAGTACAAcagatgttctgcgaggtgtatataaaatagcttatattttactaggaaaaactattaaatacgatacaattttacacaagatatttatttatttatagaatggatatacttaaaccttgctacaacacttataggcagtgtacctaatcgtacagtagtgtagtttttagtaagtccggttcgttccacagggaaatctttaaacaaagctcaacgctatataaaaatacaaacatatatataagtaatattattattataaaggggggtttttaccgtttaataaccggtttgtcgattttaaaactttagtcgcagttaaaacctaataaataaaagaataaatttaaagcgtaaaataaataacgataatgaaattgcgaataataaaagtgcgataaaataaaattgcgataattaaaaagtacgataattaaaagtgcgattaaacaacaataaataaaagtgcgataattagaagtgcaattaaatataaaataaaggaaataaaatatgaaataaaagaattatgcttatttaaacttccgtaatcatgatgtttgacgtgttgattttagttttatgcccatgggttaattgtcctttgtcctggattatttaatatgtccgtctggtttttgtccataacagtccatcagtcataaatataaagtgcgagtgtcctcatcaaattatttttatacccgaagttaaatattccaactaattggggattcgaattgtaacaaggttttaatactttgtttaatgaatacaccaggttatcgactgcgtgtaaaccaaggttttagtactttgttaacaattacaccaattacccttgaatgtaatttcacccctgttttaattattctagtggctattaatccattcccgtgtccggttaaatgaacgattattcgtacatataaataccccgcccatcgtgtccgattgagtgtatatggtaatttatagggacgcccaattgtaaatctttatattaacattaacaaactttcatttagttaaacaaatataaagcccattaatagcccatagtctaatttccacaagtgtcgttcttttgtccaaaccccaattatggtacaaagcccaattacccaattttagtaattagcccaacatcatgattacttcgttttaaataagcataataataacttagctacgagacattaatataaaaaggttgaacataacttacaatgattaaaaatagcgtagcgttacacggacagaatttcgacttacacccttacaacattcgctaacatacccttattattagaattaaaattaaaattaaaatataaattataaatatatatatatataatttacgtatatatgagagaagagagaaagatggatattattcttggttcaccaaaactcgattttataggagatgtggcctgacttttcatgccatgcgatcgcatggactttcttcttcctggccatgcgatcgcatggccagctgggagagctcacatgttgcttgtttccttgtgccgacgttttataaataatataatatattaaataattataagaattatttaaatattatattatatttatgtgcatagttgacttgtaatttttagtccgttgcgtcaagcattgagagttgactccggtcccggttccggattttcgaacgtccttgcgtacaatttaatatcttgtactttgtgttttgaattttgtactcttgtaatttcgagacgtttcttatcaataa
The window above is part of the Rutidosis leptorrhynchoides isolate AG116_Rl617_1_P2 chromosome 1, CSIRO_AGI_Rlap_v1, whole genome shotgun sequence genome. Proteins encoded here:
- the LOC139850915 gene encoding auxin-responsive protein SAUR71-like, which codes for MKKYFGKRSDSRKSQSIRATNPCSFVPEGYLPVSVGEENEQFVVSLELFKHPIFVNLLKQSAEEEEEEEDYKQHGPVRVHCNADAFERFVEAVGAGKEYLMCSDLIRDV